The DNA segment GCAGCCCCGAAGTCTGGACGACATGCATGCTCTTTTTCCAGGTCTTCCTGCTCGCCGGCTACGCATACGCCCACTTCATCAACAGCCGACTCTCCCCGCCCCGCCAGCTCGCCCTGCACCTCGCCCTGATCGTCTTCGCACTCATCATGCTCCCGATCATCCCCAACCCCGCCTACCGACCCGACGGCCAGGCAAACCCCATCATCCAGATACTGCTAATGCTCACCGGCTGCGTCGCCCTGCCCTACCTCCTGCTAGCTTCCAACAGCCCGCTCACCCAGGCATGGTTCACAAAAGCAAACCCCAACACAAAACCCTGGCGTCTCTACGCCCTCTCAAACGCAGGCTCCCTCCTAGCCCTGCTAAGCTACCCTTTCGTATTCGAACCGACCCTCACCCGCCAGACCCAGGCCACACTCTGGAGCTGGGGCTTCGCCGTCTTCGCAGGCCTGAACGCCCTATGCGCCCTGCTCGTCTGGAAATCGCACAAAAAATCCACCGCCCCCATAACCGAACCGAACGACCAACCCTCCCAGACCACAGCCGAAAACATCCCGCTCGCCCGTCGTCTCCTCTGGTTCGCCCTGCCCTGGGCCGCGGTCGTCGAACTGCTCGCCGTCACCAACACCATCACCCAGGACATCACCGTCGTGCCCTTCCTATGGGTCCTGCCGCTGTGCCTGTACCTGCTCTCGTTCATCATCACCTTTGACCACCAGCGCTGGTACATCCAGAAGTTGTGGATAGGTCTTTTCATCGCCGCCATCGCAGCCGTCATCTATGTCCGCCAACAGTCCGCCCTGGACGACCCCAACATAATTATCAACGCAAAAACCCTCGTCGCAGCATACTGCTTCCTGCTCTTCACCTGCTGCATGGTCTGCCACGGCGAGGTCTACCGCCTCCGCCCCCACGCAAGCAAACTGACCTCCTACTACCTCTCGATCTCCACCGGCGGCGCGCTCGGCGGCATCTTCGTCGCCATCATCGCACCCGCCATCTTCAGTGAATACACCGAACTCTACGTCGGCCTGCTAGCAACCGTCCTGTTCGTCCTGCTCGCCAACGACACAGGCAAAACCGCCTTCGCCCGCAGACGCAAAGTCGTCCTCGCCTCCGCCGTCGTACTCGTCGCAGTCACCGGCGCCGCCCTGCAGGGCAAACGCAGCACCGCCGGTCAGCGAGCCGTCGCCAACACCCGAAACTTCTTCGGCGTGCTCACCATCTGGGAAGAGGACTGGAACGACCCCGCCGCCCACAAATACATCATGCAGCACGGCACGACCTTCCACGGCCTGCAGTTCACCGACCCCGAAAAACGCCTCCTGCCAACCTCCTACTACGGCCCCGAAAGCGGCGTCGGCGTCGCAATGGACTACCTCCAGCAGAACGAACCGGACCTCAACATCGGCGTCGTCGGCCTGGGCGTGGGCACCATCTCCACCTACGGCCGTCCCGACGACTACATCCGCTTCTACGAGATCAACCCCGCCGTCGAGGACTTCGCCCGCGAATATTTCACCTACCTCTCCGATACAAAAGCCGATACAGACGTCGTCATAGGCGACGCACGCCTCTCGCTCGAAGCAGAACAAAACGCCTTCGACCTGCTCGTCCTCGACGCCTTCTCCAGCGACGCCGTCCCCATCCACCTGCTCACCAGAGAAGCCTTCCGGATATACCTCGACAACCTCAAACCAGACGGCATAATGGCACTGCACATATCATCCCAGCACCTCGACCTCGCCCCCGTAATAGCCCGACTCGCCCAGCACTTCAACCTTGCAGGCCGCATATTAGAGCCCAGCCGAGACAACCAGAAGGGAACCTTCGAATCAACCTGGATACTCCTCACCCCCGACCAGCAAACCCTAACCGCCCGCAAATTCCGCCTCCACTCCTTCCCCCTCAAACCCGACAAAGATACCAGCCTCTGGACCGACGACTTCGTAAACCCCCTCGAAGTTCTGGAATACTGACAGAGCACCAAAAACATGTTTGCTAGGTAACGACCGAGTTTCATAAAGCTGCATATCCACTATTGCTTAGCCGCCCATTTTATATCATCTTGTATGCTCTTATGAACAGCTAGACTATGTCAAACTTTCCAGAAAATCCCAACAGGATTACTCTTAAGGCGTTTTCTGCTCCCACGAATTTCGTTTAATTTTTTCATGATATCCTTTGCAGATGAGACACCAGATGATCCACTGAGAGCTGCAATTATTGCCAAGGGTATTGAACCTGTTGATGCAGCAGCTATCCCCAACCCCACACTACCAGCTAAAGCCACAGCCTGACCAGAAACGGACATTATCTCTTTTGGAAGTTCTTGTACGTGTGTTTCATATTCCTGTAAAGCGTCACGGAGATTCTGCGAAACCTTTTTTGTAACATCCTCGACTGCGTCGCAATCAACGGAACTAATTTCCATAATCCCTCTGCGAAAGACTTCTCTCATACCTTGCAATTTGTTACTCCTTCTTAACTCGATAATCCCTTGTGCTGGCACTTTTGAAAAGCACGGTATGTTCCGCAAATCTTCATGCAATACGTGTGTAACAAGAGTGTCCTCTGCGCCCATACTTAATTGTGATGCTGAACATTCGAGTTTCCATAAAAAGTACTGCCAAGAAGTAGGTGCGTCAATAATTGGAATTCCTCCGTACAGATCACAATGAGCTAAGACATTGTTGGCCTGCATGAATCTGCCTTGTAAACTTTTCAGCAATCTCATTTTTGAGGGTAATGGTTCAAATGGGATCGTTAGTTTTTTTTCAAAATCATCTAGAATGATGCCAATCTGATCAAGAGGCAAAGGATTTTCTTCAATATCAAATACAAACCTCTCTTTATTTTT comes from the Anaerohalosphaera lusitana genome and includes:
- a CDS encoding fused MFS/spermidine synthase; this encodes MEPIHEQKQSRLRTAVFAITVFLGAFLLFQVQPILGRYALPLFGGSPEVWTTCMLFFQVFLLAGYAYAHFINSRLSPPRQLALHLALIVFALIMLPIIPNPAYRPDGQANPIIQILLMLTGCVALPYLLLASNSPLTQAWFTKANPNTKPWRLYALSNAGSLLALLSYPFVFEPTLTRQTQATLWSWGFAVFAGLNALCALLVWKSHKKSTAPITEPNDQPSQTTAENIPLARRLLWFALPWAAVVELLAVTNTITQDITVVPFLWVLPLCLYLLSFIITFDHQRWYIQKLWIGLFIAAIAAVIYVRQQSALDDPNIIINAKTLVAAYCFLLFTCCMVCHGEVYRLRPHASKLTSYYLSISTGGALGGIFVAIIAPAIFSEYTELYVGLLATVLFVLLANDTGKTAFARRRKVVLASAVVLVAVTGAALQGKRSTAGQRAVANTRNFFGVLTIWEEDWNDPAAHKYIMQHGTTFHGLQFTDPEKRLLPTSYYGPESGVGVAMDYLQQNEPDLNIGVVGLGVGTISTYGRPDDYIRFYEINPAVEDFAREYFTYLSDTKADTDVVIGDARLSLEAEQNAFDLLVLDAFSSDAVPIHLLTREAFRIYLDNLKPDGIMALHISSQHLDLAPVIARLAQHFNLAGRILEPSRDNQKGTFESTWILLTPDQQTLTARKFRLHSFPLKPDKDTSLWTDDFVNPLEVLEY